A section of the Virgibacillus sp. NKC19-3 genome encodes:
- a CDS encoding hydroxymethylglutaryl-CoA lyase produces MERIFIQEVAPRDGLQNEDAFIPTPKKIELINQLSNAGVDKMEVTSFVSPKAVPNLRDAEEVMKMIKRNTDVTYTALIPNLKGAKRAVSCNVDEVNLLVSASNTHNLKNVGRSTEETFEGFRETISFLEDKRVLINGSIGTSFGCPFEGSIPERRVLSLIEKYRELGANGITLADTTGMATPKQVYELCKKVISRFHDLDVTLHFHNTRGMGLANVIEGIRAGVTRFDASLGGVGGCPFAPGATGNICTEDLVHMLQFMDYELNANLDKLLDASHYLGKLLSHDLPGQVAKAGKITDLHDASNF; encoded by the coding sequence ATGGAACGGATTTTTATTCAGGAAGTGGCACCAAGAGATGGACTTCAAAATGAAGATGCATTTATCCCAACTCCTAAAAAGATAGAATTAATCAACCAGCTTAGTAATGCGGGAGTGGATAAAATGGAAGTTACCTCGTTCGTATCTCCAAAGGCAGTTCCAAATCTAAGGGACGCCGAAGAAGTAATGAAAATGATCAAACGGAACACCGATGTTACTTATACGGCTTTGATTCCGAATTTGAAGGGAGCAAAACGGGCTGTCAGTTGCAATGTGGATGAAGTTAATTTGCTTGTATCGGCTAGTAACACGCACAATCTGAAAAATGTCGGTCGATCGACAGAAGAAACGTTTGAAGGGTTCCGTGAAACCATTTCATTTTTAGAAGACAAACGCGTCTTGATAAATGGATCCATAGGTACTTCATTTGGATGCCCATTTGAAGGAAGTATCCCCGAAAGGAGGGTTTTATCTCTTATTGAAAAATACCGCGAACTTGGGGCAAATGGAATCACGCTTGCAGACACGACCGGCATGGCAACACCGAAACAAGTCTATGAACTGTGTAAAAAGGTCATTAGCAGATTTCACGACCTGGATGTTACCCTACATTTTCATAATACGCGAGGGATGGGGCTTGCGAATGTAATCGAAGGGATAAGGGCAGGTGTTACGCGATTTGATGCATCACTTGGCGGAGTCGGTGGATGCCCATTTGCGCCTGGAGCTACAGGGAATATTTGCACCGAAGACCTCGTGCACATGCTCCAATTTATGGATTACGAATTAAATGCAAATTTGGATAAGCTACTTGATGCATCCCACTACCTTGGTAAACTTCTGTCTCATGATTTGCCGGGCCAGGTTGCCAAGGCTGGGAAGATAACTGATCTTCACGATGCATCGAATTTTTAA
- a CDS encoding GntR family transcriptional regulator, protein MDEIIRAEPFHIQAYKHIQRNLLEKEFVPGEKLTETALATKLGISRGPIREAIRMLIHDGLLIQKGAHVYAYNPTFKDVLDIYLCRDRLEPLGARLAAEHITAAAKNDLIRIVDETASALHNRETNSKIATLNATFHERIIQASDNNQLIRFMELIRAKNSYMRNVLLGDFARKGVFIEEHREIADAIIEGEKEKAELSMRRHIQKDLAAWEKLLKKSREEDDSK, encoded by the coding sequence ATGGATGAAATTATTAGGGCTGAGCCTTTTCATATCCAAGCGTACAAGCATATTCAGCGCAATTTACTAGAGAAAGAATTTGTACCGGGAGAAAAACTAACAGAAACCGCTTTGGCGACAAAACTTGGAATCAGTCGTGGGCCAATCAGAGAAGCAATAAGAATGCTGATTCACGATGGTTTGCTTATTCAAAAAGGAGCCCATGTGTATGCCTATAACCCTACGTTTAAAGATGTTCTCGATATTTATCTATGCAGGGATAGACTAGAGCCATTGGGAGCGAGGCTGGCTGCTGAGCATATAACAGCTGCCGCTAAAAATGATTTAATCCGGATTGTCGATGAGACGGCGTCTGCTTTACATAATAGAGAAACGAACAGTAAGATCGCAACATTAAATGCAACCTTTCATGAACGTATTATTCAAGCCTCCGATAATAATCAACTAATCCGATTCATGGAACTGATTCGTGCCAAAAACAGTTATATGCGTAATGTGCTTCTAGGGGATTTCGCACGAAAGGGAGTTTTTATTGAGGAGCATAGAGAAATAGCAGATGCCATCATCGAGGGTGAGAAGGAAAAAGCGGAATTATCGATGAGGCGGCATATACAAAAGGATTTAGCTGCATGGGAAAAACTTTTAAAAAAATCAAGGGAAGAGGATGATAGCAAATGA
- a CDS encoding CaiB/BaiF CoA transferase family protein, with translation MSTPLEGLKVIELGSLIAGPFAGRLFAEFGADVIKVEAPGKGDPLRDWRYIYEGKSLWWSLQARNKKSVTIDLKSGEGQEIVKSLAKEADIVIENFRPGTLEKWGLGYEELSKVNPELIMVMVTGYGQSGPYRDKAGFGSIGESMGGIRYITGYPELPPPRLGISIGDSLTALYAVIGALMAVYHRDVKGTREGQMIDVALYESVFSMMESMLPEYDKFGAVRERTGAKLPGITPSNTYQCKEGKYIVIGANGDAIFKRFMYAIGREDLAEDAQFQDNRGRSKQADFLDEVIESWTKSVDLDTAMKTLDEAKVPAGPIYNIEDIVSDPQYQQREMIQDFKLNEHDSLKIPGIVPKMGKTPGKTNWLGPDLGAHTNTVLTDYLNMDDEKIKELQEKGII, from the coding sequence ATGAGTACACCACTGGAAGGATTGAAAGTTATAGAACTAGGAAGCCTGATTGCAGGTCCATTCGCTGGCAGGCTATTTGCAGAATTCGGTGCGGATGTTATCAAAGTAGAGGCCCCTGGAAAAGGCGATCCGCTTCGTGATTGGCGATATATTTATGAAGGAAAGTCCCTTTGGTGGTCGCTGCAGGCAAGAAACAAAAAGTCCGTGACTATTGATCTTAAATCGGGGGAAGGACAGGAAATTGTAAAATCACTGGCCAAAGAAGCAGATATTGTTATCGAAAACTTCCGACCTGGCACGCTTGAGAAATGGGGGCTGGGCTACGAAGAACTTTCAAAAGTGAATCCCGAACTGATTATGGTCATGGTCACTGGATATGGGCAGTCTGGACCATATCGTGATAAAGCAGGTTTCGGCAGTATCGGGGAGTCCATGGGAGGGATTCGTTATATAACCGGATATCCGGAATTACCGCCACCAAGACTCGGGATCAGTATTGGGGATTCATTGACTGCATTATATGCTGTTATCGGAGCCCTTATGGCTGTATACCATCGAGATGTGAAAGGTACTAGGGAAGGCCAGATGATTGATGTGGCACTCTATGAATCTGTTTTCAGTATGATGGAATCCATGCTGCCTGAATACGATAAGTTTGGTGCAGTCAGAGAAAGAACCGGTGCAAAATTACCTGGCATTACTCCGTCAAACACGTATCAGTGTAAAGAAGGAAAGTATATTGTTATTGGTGCAAATGGAGATGCCATTTTCAAACGCTTTATGTATGCCATTGGACGAGAAGATCTAGCAGAAGATGCCCAATTTCAAGACAATAGAGGCCGTTCAAAGCAAGCAGATTTTCTTGATGAAGTTATCGAATCCTGGACAAAAAGCGTTGATTTGGATACGGCTATGAAAACGCTAGATGAGGCAAAAGTACCAGCAGGGCCAATTTATAATATTGAAGATATTGTAAGTGATCCGCAATATCAACAGAGGGAAATGATTCAAGATTTTAAACTAAATGAGCATGATTCTCTGAAAATTCCAGGCATCGTTCCAAAAATGGGCAAAACACCTGGAAAGACAAATTGGTTAGGGCCTGACCTTGGGGCGCATACCAATACTGTATTAACCGATTATCTGAATATGGACGATGAGAAAATCAAAGAACTTCAGGAAAAAGGAATTATCTAA
- the leuC gene encoding 3-isopropylmalate dehydratase large subunit, with protein MSGKTLFEKVWERHVIETNLEQPLIFIDLHLIHDVTSPQAFSLLREQGRTVRRPDLTFASADHNVPTKERDNIKDILAKKQVEYLIKNCNEFGITAYDLDHPDNGIVHIIGPELGLTTPGKTIVCGDSHTSTHGAFGALAFGIGSSEITHVLATQTLPQNKPKTMNIRIEGKKPERVSGKDIILKIIGEIGTKGATGHIVEFTGSTVEMMSMEERMTICNMILEAGARSGMIAPDEKTFEYMKNRSFSPKGEIWHQAVRDWKALYSDADAVYDKEVTINMEDLEPQVTWGTNPGQVTSICGQIPDPVMMMDPVKQTAAESALEYMELEPNTKMSEIKIDKVFIGSCTNARLEDLQSAAQIIEGYQVAEGITALVVPGSYHVMRRAEEEGIDQVFINAGFEWREPGCSMCPGMNPDMAEPGERIASTSNRNFEGRQGKGARTHLVSPAMAAASAITGHFTDTRNWVFKKGEKI; from the coding sequence TTGAGCGGAAAAACGTTGTTTGAAAAAGTATGGGAAAGGCATGTTATTGAAACAAATTTGGAACAACCATTGATTTTTATCGACTTGCATCTAATTCATGATGTGACATCACCGCAGGCTTTTTCATTATTAAGGGAACAAGGTCGAACCGTTCGAAGGCCGGATCTGACATTTGCCAGTGCTGATCATAACGTTCCTACAAAAGAACGGGACAATATCAAAGACATACTTGCCAAAAAACAAGTAGAGTATCTGATTAAGAATTGCAATGAATTTGGTATCACTGCTTATGATTTAGATCACCCGGATAATGGGATTGTGCATATTATTGGTCCTGAGCTGGGATTAACCACGCCAGGCAAAACCATTGTGTGCGGAGACAGCCATACATCAACACATGGTGCGTTTGGCGCATTGGCATTTGGTATCGGTTCTAGTGAAATCACACACGTATTAGCAACGCAAACACTTCCTCAGAATAAACCAAAGACCATGAACATTCGAATTGAAGGAAAGAAGCCTGAAAGAGTGAGCGGAAAGGATATCATTTTAAAAATAATCGGAGAAATCGGAACCAAAGGTGCTACCGGTCATATCGTTGAATTTACTGGAAGTACCGTGGAAATGATGTCGATGGAAGAAAGAATGACGATTTGTAATATGATTTTGGAAGCGGGAGCACGTTCCGGAATGATTGCTCCGGATGAAAAAACATTTGAATATATGAAAAATCGCTCGTTTTCCCCTAAGGGAGAAATTTGGCATCAGGCTGTTCGCGACTGGAAAGCGTTATACAGTGATGCAGATGCTGTCTATGATAAAGAAGTTACAATTAATATGGAGGATTTAGAGCCACAGGTCACTTGGGGAACAAACCCTGGTCAGGTTACATCTATTTGCGGGCAAATACCTGACCCGGTAATGATGATGGATCCAGTGAAACAAACGGCTGCAGAATCAGCACTCGAATATATGGAATTGGAACCGAATACAAAAATGTCAGAAATAAAGATAGACAAAGTATTCATTGGCTCTTGTACAAATGCCAGATTAGAGGATCTACAAAGTGCTGCCCAAATAATAGAGGGCTACCAGGTTGCTGAAGGAATCACAGCATTAGTGGTGCCCGGATCTTATCATGTCATGCGGCGTGCAGAAGAGGAAGGAATCGATCAGGTATTTATTAATGCTGGCTTTGAGTGGAGGGAACCGGGATGTAGCATGTGCCCGGGTATGAATCCGGATATGGCCGAACCTGGAGAAAGAATTGCCTCCACCTCCAATAGAAATTTTGAAGGCAGACAAGGAAAGGGTGCCAGAACTCATCTTGTCAGTCCTGCTATGGCAGCTGCTTCGGCAATAACAGGTCACTTTACAGATACACGAAATTGGGTTTTCAAGAAAGGGGAGAAAATTTAA
- a CDS encoding CdaR family transcriptional regulator, which produces MKMLNQKIANSIVEETSIRLHRNVNIMNTEGIIIATRDNSRIGSFHEGALEVLQSGETQVISAEQESWTGTQPGVNLPIVFQGEIIGVIGITGDPAEMGDVGELVKMTTELMIRQEFVVSQMEWKQRTKEMIMEQLMKKEPSFSEIDRGLSLLQIDFGPPFTTMVIQITKRSITNQKLIQKLEETIGDGNGIVAFINVNRLIVAISGLEEEEIKRKIENTYALLKKRNVVFRIAYSLPFYRLKEFSQAYLDCAITLNISEPEKEIISFAEIEAKSLIYQVNDDITERFSYRVLGNLDENKTNTLEAFLANDLNIQKAADDLYVHRNTFIYRLHKIIEETGYDPRKFREALILQVALWISKKDRG; this is translated from the coding sequence ATGAAGATGTTAAATCAAAAAATTGCAAATTCAATTGTGGAAGAAACGTCGATTCGTCTTCACCGAAACGTTAATATCATGAATACGGAAGGAATAATTATCGCTACACGTGACAATTCCAGAATAGGTTCTTTTCACGAAGGAGCGTTAGAGGTTCTGCAAAGTGGTGAAACCCAAGTTATTTCTGCTGAGCAGGAATCATGGACTGGAACACAGCCTGGTGTCAATCTTCCCATCGTTTTTCAGGGGGAAATAATTGGTGTCATCGGCATTACAGGGGACCCTGCTGAAATGGGGGATGTTGGAGAATTGGTGAAAATGACCACAGAACTTATGATCAGGCAGGAATTTGTCGTCTCGCAAATGGAATGGAAGCAACGAACAAAAGAAATGATCATGGAACAGTTGATGAAAAAGGAACCTTCGTTTAGCGAGATTGACAGGGGACTCAGTTTGCTCCAAATTGATTTTGGTCCCCCTTTTACGACAATGGTTATACAAATAACAAAACGATCAATCACAAACCAGAAATTGATTCAAAAATTGGAGGAAACGATTGGGGATGGAAATGGAATAGTTGCATTTATTAACGTAAATCGATTAATTGTCGCGATTTCCGGTTTAGAAGAGGAAGAAATAAAACGGAAAATCGAAAATACTTATGCTTTATTGAAGAAACGAAATGTTGTTTTTAGGATTGCCTATAGTTTACCTTTCTATAGATTGAAAGAATTCAGCCAGGCATATTTGGACTGTGCTATAACATTGAACATAAGTGAACCTGAAAAAGAAATTATTTCCTTTGCCGAAATTGAAGCAAAATCTTTAATTTATCAAGTTAATGATGATATCACAGAGCGCTTTTCTTATCGTGTCCTGGGAAATTTGGACGAAAATAAGACAAATACATTGGAAGCCTTTTTAGCAAATGACCTTAATATCCAAAAGGCAGCCGATGATTTGTATGTACATCGAAATACGTTTATTTATAGACTTCATAAAATTATAGAGGAGACGGGGTATGATCCAAGAAAGTTTCGAGAAGCTTTGATATTGCAGGTGGCGTTGTGGATTTCAAAGAAGGATAGAGGATGA